A stretch of Lactuca sativa cultivar Salinas chromosome 6, Lsat_Salinas_v11, whole genome shotgun sequence DNA encodes these proteins:
- the LOC111903824 gene encoding ubiquitin carboxyl-terminal hydrolase 24 isoform X1 — MTDHNVFVFGSFTEDEIKSLQSTSKQNDVEFMFGSLDSATLRSVGIFNNKPNVTEIPKNHQPSNPVKKSKNDEIVHASSSSSSSRTPVAVVNKNGNIHDSSSLSYSNGVQEQEPKNAQLLVSFVPESIGSEAYVESFEALNLINPKNNLITASNGLHKAATELLPRGLVNSGNLCFLNATLQALLACSPFVHLLQELRTRNIPEIGYPTLHAFVEFISGFDMPSDIHSKKKDNILLETGKPFRPVMFESVLNNFSPDMPNSFSGRPRQEDAQEFLSFVMHQMHDELLKLEGEGCNFNGGKVSLVSSVSDEDDDESWETVGPKNKTAITRTQSFIPSKLSEIFGGQLKSVVKARGNKASATIQPFLLLHLNICPDPVHTIEDALHLFSAPETLEGYRASSAGKAELVSASKSVKILELPEIIILHLMRFSYGSQGSTKLLKPIHFPLHLTLNRDLLVLSSPEGRRYELVATITHHGREPSKGHYSADVLHETSGKWLRYDDASVVAISTNKVLHDQAYVLFYKQMY; from the exons ATGACTGACCACAAC GTGTTCGTGTTTGGATCATTTACAGAGGATGAGATCAAATCCCTGCAAAGTACCTCAAAACAGAATGATGTAGAATTTATGTTTGGTTCTTTGGACTCTGCAACTCTAAGATCTGTGGGCATCTTCAACAACAAACCAAATGTTACAGAAATTCCCAAAAACCACCAACCATCAAATCCAGTAAAGAAAAGTAAAAATGATGAAATTGTTcatgcatcatcatcatcatcatcatcacgaACCCCTGTTGCAGTTGTAAATAAAAATGGAAACATCCATGATTCAAGCTCTCTTTCCTATAGCAATGGTGTGCAAGAACAGGAACCAAAAAATGCACAACTCCTTGTATCGTTTGTACCTGAAAGCATTGGAAGTGAAGCTTATGTCGAATCCTTTGAAGCTCTGAACTTGATAAATCCCAAAAATAACCTTATCACTGCATCAAATGGTCTCCATAAAGCTGCAACAGAGTTACTCCCTCGAGGCTTAGTCAACTCTGGAAATTTGTGCTTTCTAAATGCAACTCTTCAAGCTCTTCTTGCTTGTTCTCCCTTTGTACATCTCTTACAAGAGCTAAGAACACGCAATATACCCGAG ATTGGTTACCCAACTTTACATGCATTTGTTGAGTTTATTTCTGGATTTGACATGCCTTCTGACATTCACTCAAAGAAGAAAGACAATATTCTTCTAGAAACTGGGAAACCTTTTCGACCTGTTATGTTTGAATCTGTTTTAAACAATTTCTCTCCAGATATGCCAAATAGCTTCTCTGGAAGACCAAG GCAAGAAGATGCTCAGGAGTTTTTAAGTTTTGTAATGCACCAAATGCATGATGAACTGCTTAAACTTGAAGGAGAAGGTTGTAATTTCAATGGTGGAAAAGTTTCATTGGTTTCATCTGtaagtgatgaagatgatgatgagagTTGGGAAACAGTTGGACCAAAGAACAAAACTgcaatcacaagaacacaaagtTTTATCCCTTCAAAATTAAGTGAGATTTTCGGAGGCCAATTAAAAAGTGTTGTGAAAGCAAGAGGTAACAAAGCATCTGCAACCATTCAGCCATTTCTTTTGCTCCATTTGAATATATGTCCAGATCCTGTGCATACAATAGAAGATGCACTTCATCTTTTTTCTGCTCCAGAGACACTTGAAGGGTATCGTGCTTCATCAGCAGGAAAG GCAGAATTAGTAAGTGCAAGTAAATCAGTGAAAATACTAGAGCTTCCAGAGATAATAATACTACACTTAATGAGGTTTAGCTATGGAAGTCAAGGAAGCACAAAATTACTCAAACCAATCCATTTTCCTCTTCACCTTACTCTCAATCGTGATCTCCTTGTTTTATCATCACCAGAG GGTCGAAGATATGAGCTAGTGGCAACGATAACTCATCATGGAAGAGAGCCATCGAAGGGTCATTACAGTGCTGATGTGTTGCATGAAACAAGTGGGAAGTGGTTGAGATATGATGATGCTTCGGTTGTTGCTATTTCTACAAACAAAGTGCTTCATGATCAAGCTTATGTTCTCTTCTACAAGCAGATGTATTAG
- the LOC111903824 gene encoding ubiquitin carboxyl-terminal hydrolase 24 isoform X2, translating into MFGSLDSATLRSVGIFNNKPNVTEIPKNHQPSNPVKKSKNDEIVHASSSSSSSRTPVAVVNKNGNIHDSSSLSYSNGVQEQEPKNAQLLVSFVPESIGSEAYVESFEALNLINPKNNLITASNGLHKAATELLPRGLVNSGNLCFLNATLQALLACSPFVHLLQELRTRNIPEIGYPTLHAFVEFISGFDMPSDIHSKKKDNILLETGKPFRPVMFESVLNNFSPDMPNSFSGRPRQEDAQEFLSFVMHQMHDELLKLEGEGCNFNGGKVSLVSSVSDEDDDESWETVGPKNKTAITRTQSFIPSKLSEIFGGQLKSVVKARGNKASATIQPFLLLHLNICPDPVHTIEDALHLFSAPETLEGYRASSAGKAELVSASKSVKILELPEIIILHLMRFSYGSQGSTKLLKPIHFPLHLTLNRDLLVLSSPEGRRYELVATITHHGREPSKGHYSADVLHETSGKWLRYDDASVVAISTNKVLHDQAYVLFYKQMY; encoded by the exons ATGTTTGGTTCTTTGGACTCTGCAACTCTAAGATCTGTGGGCATCTTCAACAACAAACCAAATGTTACAGAAATTCCCAAAAACCACCAACCATCAAATCCAGTAAAGAAAAGTAAAAATGATGAAATTGTTcatgcatcatcatcatcatcatcatcacgaACCCCTGTTGCAGTTGTAAATAAAAATGGAAACATCCATGATTCAAGCTCTCTTTCCTATAGCAATGGTGTGCAAGAACAGGAACCAAAAAATGCACAACTCCTTGTATCGTTTGTACCTGAAAGCATTGGAAGTGAAGCTTATGTCGAATCCTTTGAAGCTCTGAACTTGATAAATCCCAAAAATAACCTTATCACTGCATCAAATGGTCTCCATAAAGCTGCAACAGAGTTACTCCCTCGAGGCTTAGTCAACTCTGGAAATTTGTGCTTTCTAAATGCAACTCTTCAAGCTCTTCTTGCTTGTTCTCCCTTTGTACATCTCTTACAAGAGCTAAGAACACGCAATATACCCGAG ATTGGTTACCCAACTTTACATGCATTTGTTGAGTTTATTTCTGGATTTGACATGCCTTCTGACATTCACTCAAAGAAGAAAGACAATATTCTTCTAGAAACTGGGAAACCTTTTCGACCTGTTATGTTTGAATCTGTTTTAAACAATTTCTCTCCAGATATGCCAAATAGCTTCTCTGGAAGACCAAG GCAAGAAGATGCTCAGGAGTTTTTAAGTTTTGTAATGCACCAAATGCATGATGAACTGCTTAAACTTGAAGGAGAAGGTTGTAATTTCAATGGTGGAAAAGTTTCATTGGTTTCATCTGtaagtgatgaagatgatgatgagagTTGGGAAACAGTTGGACCAAAGAACAAAACTgcaatcacaagaacacaaagtTTTATCCCTTCAAAATTAAGTGAGATTTTCGGAGGCCAATTAAAAAGTGTTGTGAAAGCAAGAGGTAACAAAGCATCTGCAACCATTCAGCCATTTCTTTTGCTCCATTTGAATATATGTCCAGATCCTGTGCATACAATAGAAGATGCACTTCATCTTTTTTCTGCTCCAGAGACACTTGAAGGGTATCGTGCTTCATCAGCAGGAAAG GCAGAATTAGTAAGTGCAAGTAAATCAGTGAAAATACTAGAGCTTCCAGAGATAATAATACTACACTTAATGAGGTTTAGCTATGGAAGTCAAGGAAGCACAAAATTACTCAAACCAATCCATTTTCCTCTTCACCTTACTCTCAATCGTGATCTCCTTGTTTTATCATCACCAGAG GGTCGAAGATATGAGCTAGTGGCAACGATAACTCATCATGGAAGAGAGCCATCGAAGGGTCATTACAGTGCTGATGTGTTGCATGAAACAAGTGGGAAGTGGTTGAGATATGATGATGCTTCGGTTGTTGCTATTTCTACAAACAAAGTGCTTCATGATCAAGCTTATGTTCTCTTCTACAAGCAGATGTATTAG